In a single window of the Candidatus Thermoplasmatota archaeon genome:
- a CDS encoding FAD-binding oxidoreductase, which translates to MRRGVIEELEKIVGKDRISTKIADLYVYGFDASIHHKNPNVVIRPANTKEVSEIVKLANKTRTPIVPRGAGTAMCGHTVPLKGGIMIDMTLMNKIKEVRVEDLYCVVEPGVIYDKLNAVLAKKGFWFPTTPGSGEACTIGGMVVTNASGMRAIKYGATRDYVLGLEVVMPTGDIIHTGTRTLKNSSGYQIDRLMVGSEGTLGIVTEITLKLAFKPKASAMTLAAFNSLEDAGRCVSNIIAKPLMPSAIELMDSVCIKAVNKCMNIGLPDVAAICMIEVDGHPVAVEDELKIVEEIARQSGAVSTEASRDKKRIDYWTYARKCIMPSLSRYGEKFVSVALADDMSVPISKIPEAVVAFQKIAEQNGVIIGTYGHSADGNLHTKMLVEPGSDDSWRRGEKAVGEIYDKVLALGGTVTGEHGVAITKAPYMQKERADSLETMRRIKKALDPKNIMNPGKMFDWEGNIIAHLRYPAFCETQGCMPSKACETKVEEKAGGN; encoded by the coding sequence ATGAGGCGAGGGGTCATAGAGGAACTCGAGAAGATAGTCGGCAAGGACCGCATTTCTACCAAGATCGCCGACCTCTACGTCTATGGGTTCGATGCCTCGATCCACCACAAGAATCCCAATGTCGTGATAAGGCCGGCGAACACGAAGGAGGTCTCCGAGATCGTGAAGCTGGCGAACAAGACCCGCACACCGATCGTCCCTAGGGGCGCTGGCACCGCGATGTGCGGCCACACGGTGCCGCTCAAGGGCGGCATCATGATCGACATGACTCTCATGAACAAGATCAAGGAGGTGAGGGTCGAAGACCTCTACTGCGTCGTCGAGCCCGGAGTCATATACGACAAGCTCAACGCAGTTCTTGCGAAGAAGGGCTTCTGGTTCCCAACGACGCCAGGCAGCGGTGAGGCGTGCACCATCGGGGGCATGGTCGTCACAAACGCCTCCGGCATGAGGGCCATCAAGTACGGCGCCACAAGGGACTACGTTCTGGGCCTGGAGGTCGTCATGCCGACGGGAGATATCATCCACACTGGCACAAGGACCCTGAAGAACTCCTCCGGCTACCAGATCGACAGGCTCATGGTGGGAAGTGAGGGCACTCTTGGCATAGTCACGGAGATCACCCTGAAGCTCGCGTTCAAGCCGAAGGCGTCGGCGATGACTCTCGCCGCATTCAACTCTCTAGAGGACGCGGGCAGATGCGTCTCGAACATCATCGCGAAACCCCTCATGCCCTCCGCGATCGAGCTGATGGACTCCGTATGCATAAAGGCGGTCAACAAATGCATGAACATCGGCCTGCCCGATGTGGCGGCCATATGCATGATAGAAGTGGACGGGCACCCAGTGGCCGTGGAGGACGAGTTGAAGATAGTCGAAGAGATCGCTAGACAGAGCGGAGCCGTCTCGACCGAGGCCTCCAGGGACAAGAAGAGGATCGACTACTGGACCTACGCCAGGAAGTGCATCATGCCGTCCCTCAGCAGGTACGGCGAGAAGTTCGTCTCCGTCGCGCTCGCGGACGACATGTCTGTCCCGATCTCTAAGATACCTGAGGCAGTCGTCGCTTTCCAGAAGATCGCGGAGCAGAACGGGGTCATCATCGGGACCTACGGCCACTCCGCGGACGGAAACTTGCATACGAAGATGCTGGTCGAGCCAGGGAGCGATGACAGCTGGCGGAGGGGCGAGAAGGCCGTGGGCGAGATCTACGACAAGGTCCTCGCGCTCGGCGGGACAGTGACCGGCGAGCACGGAGTCGCGATCACCAAGGCCCCGTACATGCAGAAGGAGCGGGCCGATTCCCTCGAAACGATGAGGAGGATCAAGAAGGCTCTGGACCCGAAGAACATCATGAACCCAGGGAAGATGTTCGACTGGGAGGGCAACATCATCGCGCACCTCAGGTACCCGGCGTTCTGCGAGACCCAGGGCTGCATGCCCTCAAAGGCCTGTGAAACCAAGGTAGAAGAGAAGGCCGGCGGCAACTAG
- a CDS encoding site-2 protease family protein — MAYKKRKDKYTIVDPQYSTSFTVSPYGQYATMQRPAPTSFVEIRDIIAALLVLTVAFSWIIYSPDGKGFFHYLGFAAVIVVAGFFVHEMSHKIAARRYGCWAEFRADYRGLGLVLVTAFFGFLFAAPGAVWIRGNVTRSQNGKISLAGPGSNIVVSVACVALLITGAVGTSGTLYDIAYRLLYFNAFLAAFNMIPVMPFDGSKIWQWNKPIYIAALVAAGLLFYLGFTGL; from the coding sequence GTGGCGTACAAGAAGCGGAAGGACAAGTACACAATAGTCGACCCCCAGTACTCGACGAGTTTCACTGTATCGCCTTACGGCCAGTATGCCACCATGCAGAGACCCGCTCCTACAAGTTTCGTCGAGATCAGGGACATCATCGCCGCGCTCTTGGTGCTCACGGTCGCGTTCTCATGGATTATCTATTCCCCGGACGGCAAGGGCTTCTTCCATTACCTCGGATTCGCAGCGGTCATTGTCGTCGCGGGATTCTTCGTCCATGAGATGTCCCACAAGATCGCTGCAAGAAGGTACGGGTGCTGGGCGGAGTTTCGGGCGGATTACAGGGGTCTTGGTCTTGTGCTTGTGACCGCGTTCTTCGGCTTCTTGTTCGCGGCCCCTGGTGCGGTGTGGATCAGAGGCAACGTGACGAGGAGCCAGAATGGCAAGATAAGCCTCGCAGGTCCTGGCTCCAACATCGTCGTATCTGTTGCATGCGTTGCGTTACTGATCACAGGCGCGGTTGGCACCTCTGGGACTCTCTATGATATCGCTTACCGTCTTCTCTATTTCAACGCATTCCTGGCGGCGTTCAACATGATACCTGTGATGCCATTCGACGGGTCCAAGATATGGCAGTGGAACAAACCGATATACATCGCGGCGCTAGTTGCCGCCGGCCTTCTCTTCTACCTTGGTTTCACAGGCCTTTGA
- a CDS encoding phosphoadenosine phosphosulfate reductase family protein has protein sequence MNQRFHGAPHVLHWCNSCNVPLLGMTCGRCGQNGHPLELSPPGDVRLALEGTKKRLRYLFLRQFGVQQLIPEIVVLNKTSGEDRADEVIIDGRRIALLTYDLEKKDYALTLRIDGARMLVRLYPKKLITLKKAEGHMKGNYLPPETIASLDTGIRGGDEVVLEMGKFIGCGSAKMNAGELRNSPKGVKVRDFSQAGTLGPGRKAWTRDLIKANTPHLVARKAKAEHELKDLLAANKLPVTISFSGGKDSLVVLDLLSSVTKDFTAIFIDTGLEHPRTKEYVEKLVKEKGFRLLTAPAGDAFDDNFPAFGPPAKDFRWCCKVCKLAPASKIIEEKFPQGTLTVEGNRRLESFSRAYTELVHENPFVPGQVIVNPIRDWTALDIWLYIIWRELPYNPLYDEDIERVGCWMCPSSLASECAEISRMSPDLAKAWEMKLHAWASENKLPREFVEYGFWRWKQLPPKMRALAERLKIEAKPKRADTLAIHVIKGISPCAAGGYSIEAVLNMPQTQGLKQVAELLKTVGDVDLVEDFGVAMVGSDKADAKVFSGGQVSAVSATPKDASEYFDRVARAVLRAHMCTRCGICVRACPTGAIRLDEVITVDERKCDQCGKCAESCVVAHYFDKLAGEVSAGEALQNRKKR, from the coding sequence GTGAACCAACGATTCCATGGCGCGCCCCACGTCCTCCACTGGTGCAACAGCTGTAATGTACCATTGCTCGGGATGACCTGTGGCAGGTGCGGCCAGAACGGACATCCTCTGGAGCTCTCTCCGCCAGGCGATGTCAGGCTGGCCCTTGAGGGCACGAAGAAGAGGCTCAGATACCTGTTCCTCAGGCAGTTCGGTGTCCAGCAACTGATTCCGGAAATCGTGGTTCTGAACAAGACCTCCGGAGAGGACCGCGCAGATGAGGTCATCATCGACGGGAGGAGGATCGCCCTCCTGACCTATGACCTCGAGAAGAAAGACTACGCGCTCACTTTACGTATCGATGGCGCGCGCATGCTCGTGCGCCTGTACCCGAAGAAACTGATAACGCTCAAGAAGGCAGAGGGGCACATGAAAGGCAACTACCTGCCGCCCGAGACGATCGCCTCCTTAGATACCGGCATAAGAGGGGGGGACGAGGTGGTCCTTGAGATGGGCAAGTTCATAGGATGCGGCTCGGCAAAGATGAACGCCGGCGAGCTGAGGAACTCGCCCAAGGGGGTCAAGGTCAGGGATTTCTCCCAGGCAGGCACTCTAGGACCTGGCAGGAAGGCCTGGACGAGAGATCTGATCAAAGCCAACACGCCACACCTGGTCGCTAGAAAGGCGAAGGCTGAGCATGAGCTGAAGGACCTCCTCGCCGCGAACAAGCTCCCTGTAACAATCTCGTTCAGCGGAGGAAAGGACAGTCTCGTCGTTCTCGACCTGCTGTCCTCGGTGACCAAGGATTTCACGGCCATTTTCATCGACACAGGGCTAGAGCATCCGCGGACCAAGGAATATGTGGAGAAATTGGTGAAGGAGAAAGGCTTCAGGCTGCTCACGGCCCCGGCAGGGGATGCGTTCGACGACAACTTCCCCGCGTTCGGCCCGCCCGCAAAGGATTTCCGCTGGTGCTGCAAGGTGTGCAAGCTCGCGCCCGCGTCCAAGATAATCGAGGAGAAGTTCCCGCAAGGGACTCTGACGGTCGAAGGGAATAGAAGGCTCGAGTCGTTCTCCAGGGCCTACACCGAACTCGTCCATGAGAACCCGTTCGTGCCTGGCCAGGTCATAGTCAACCCCATAAGAGATTGGACCGCACTCGACATCTGGCTGTACATCATCTGGAGAGAGCTTCCGTACAACCCGCTCTACGACGAGGACATAGAGAGAGTGGGCTGTTGGATGTGCCCATCATCGCTCGCAAGCGAGTGCGCGGAGATATCTCGCATGAGCCCTGATCTCGCCAAGGCTTGGGAAATGAAGCTCCATGCTTGGGCTAGCGAGAACAAGCTGCCCAGGGAGTTCGTGGAGTACGGTTTCTGGCGTTGGAAGCAGCTTCCACCAAAGATGCGCGCCCTCGCCGAGAGGCTGAAGATCGAAGCGAAGCCTAAGAGGGCGGACACATTGGCGATCCATGTCATCAAAGGTATCAGTCCATGCGCGGCGGGAGGATACTCCATCGAGGCCGTTCTCAACATGCCCCAGACACAAGGTCTGAAACAGGTCGCCGAACTCCTGAAGACCGTAGGAGATGTCGATCTAGTCGAGGATTTCGGTGTGGCGATGGTTGGGAGCGACAAGGCCGATGCGAAGGTGTTCTCCGGAGGCCAGGTCTCGGCCGTCAGTGCGACGCCAAAGGACGCTTCCGAATATTTCGACCGGGTTGCCAGAGCCGTCCTCAGAGCCCACATGTGCACCAGATGCGGCATATGCGTGAGGGCCTGCCCTACTGGTGCGATAAGATTAGATGAAGTGATAACCGTGGATGAGCGCAAGTGCGATCAGTGCGGCAAGTGCGCTGAGAGCTGCGTTGTTGCTCACTACTTCGACAAGCTGGCCGGAGAAGTATCTGCGGGAGAGGCGCTTCAGAACAGGAAGAAGCGCTGA
- a CDS encoding DUF1922 domain-containing protein, with the protein MLDVKYGVIVCPKCGMSKGVEANRKTTTCQCGREIKMSSVKLMFQTDSPMELADSVAMVNASLQGGEHLVVEKKGKKKDPYFVISERAKPIKDPLERMRVVARELTTLKVEFNFEDMKKVAAIVGKDSPEDMIARLKEHNLIYETGDGKYRSV; encoded by the coding sequence GTGCTGGACGTGAAGTACGGCGTGATCGTCTGTCCGAAGTGCGGCATGTCGAAGGGCGTTGAGGCGAACAGGAAGACAACCACATGCCAGTGCGGACGCGAGATCAAGATGTCCTCTGTGAAGTTGATGTTTCAAACTGATTCTCCGATGGAGCTCGCTGATTCAGTCGCAATGGTCAACGCTTCCCTGCAAGGCGGAGAACACCTCGTGGTCGAGAAGAAAGGCAAGAAGAAGGACCCGTACTTCGTGATCTCCGAGCGCGCGAAGCCGATCAAGGACCCGCTCGAGAGGATGAGGGTGGTCGCACGCGAACTCACAACCTTGAAGGTCGAGTTCAATTTCGAGGATATGAAAAAGGTCGCCGCCATCGTAGGGAAGGACTCGCCCGAGGACATGATAGCCAGGTTGAAGGAACACAACCTCATCTACGAAACGGGTGATGGCAAGTACAGGTCTGTCTGA
- a CDS encoding DUF835 domain-containing protein — translation MPFFVMPGIALAHLREELEIVEGDQRARHMLYRYGQRCGRALVESFGLSCSDLSEVKAIIEPIWMEAGLSRLSIQSMEESEIIVNLEESVESKEGNTCDFGRGYLSGIVSQLTGKRFEVDEVECASQGYIQCVMQVYEVVDDLRPSKVQETEALRKYSLESGCSYLIKEEIPDQAFDIFVDACKHGVPCLCVTREYPEKVKDRHDLKGVPFLWLSMDQEKSYARDPSNIALLYSDIKTFVSENKGCMVLFTGMEYLVSQNGFAKVLKLLQHINDKVAVTDSTLLASMSPLTLSEPDLKMLEKEMRSF, via the coding sequence TTGCCATTCTTCGTGATGCCAGGCATCGCCCTCGCACACCTCAGGGAGGAGCTGGAGATCGTCGAGGGGGACCAGCGCGCGAGACACATGCTCTACCGTTATGGACAGCGCTGTGGGAGGGCACTGGTCGAGAGCTTCGGTCTCTCATGCTCGGATCTCTCCGAGGTCAAAGCCATCATCGAACCCATATGGATGGAGGCCGGCCTCAGCCGGCTGAGCATACAGTCCATGGAGGAGAGTGAGATCATCGTCAACCTTGAGGAGTCGGTCGAATCGAAGGAGGGGAACACATGCGATTTCGGCCGAGGCTATCTCTCCGGCATAGTGTCCCAATTGACAGGGAAGAGGTTCGAGGTCGACGAGGTCGAGTGCGCCAGCCAAGGGTACATTCAGTGCGTCATGCAGGTCTACGAGGTCGTGGATGACCTCAGGCCCTCGAAGGTCCAGGAGACTGAAGCGCTCAGGAAGTACAGCCTCGAGAGCGGATGCTCTTATCTGATCAAGGAGGAGATCCCCGACCAGGCTTTCGACATATTCGTAGATGCCTGCAAGCACGGGGTGCCTTGCCTGTGCGTCACTAGGGAGTATCCTGAGAAGGTCAAGGACAGGCACGACCTGAAAGGGGTGCCATTCCTATGGCTCTCGATGGACCAAGAGAAGAGTTACGCAAGGGACCCGTCCAACATAGCGCTCCTCTATTCTGACATCAAGACGTTCGTGTCCGAGAACAAAGGCTGCATGGTGTTGTTCACGGGGATGGAATACCTGGTATCTCAGAACGGCTTCGCCAAGGTGCTGAAGCTGCTTCAGCATATCAACGACAAGGTCGCGGTCACGGATTCGACGTTGCTCGCCTCGATGAGTCCGCTCACCCTGTCCGAACCCGACTTGAAGATGCTCGAGAAGGAGATGCGGTCATTCTGA
- a CDS encoding GTP-binding protein encodes MPSGKYIIKLCLLGDGAVGKTSMVRRYVFDVFDDKYLMSFGTKVSKKTVKTGDAEIDIMIWDILGQKTQEALHAAYYRGAAGALAVCDFTRPDTMKNLKLWLESFRSVVGNMPVIILGNKADLEKKFTLSDLEAVGSSLGCQVLETSAKTGLNVEVAFSEMGKKLMEAV; translated from the coding sequence ATGCCCTCCGGAAAATACATCATCAAACTGTGCCTCCTCGGCGACGGCGCTGTCGGAAAGACGAGCATGGTGAGGAGGTACGTGTTCGACGTCTTCGACGATAAGTACCTCATGTCCTTCGGCACGAAGGTGTCCAAGAAGACCGTCAAGACGGGCGACGCTGAGATCGATATCATGATCTGGGACATACTCGGTCAGAAGACTCAGGAGGCCCTTCATGCCGCGTACTATCGGGGCGCTGCGGGCGCCTTGGCCGTTTGCGACTTCACGCGCCCAGACACCATGAAGAATCTCAAGTTGTGGCTCGAGAGCTTCAGGTCGGTGGTGGGCAACATGCCAGTCATAATCCTCGGCAACAAAGCCGACCTCGAGAAGAAGTTCACTCTATCTGATCTCGAGGCCGTCGGCAGCTCGCTCGGTTGCCAGGTCTTGGAGACGAGTGCGAAGACGGGTCTCAATGTGGAGGTCGCGTTCTCCGAAATGGGGAAGAAGTTGATGGAGGCCGTGTGA